CTAAATCACCAATAATGACATTGTATTTAGATGTATCGCCTTCTTTACCACCAGATGGATTATTTACCGTTGGATTTGAAGCTTGTGCGGCACTACCACCATCTTGTCCTTCGTCACCTTGGCTACCTGCACTTGCTTGTGCGCCACTTGTTCCACCACTAGCGCTGTCATCATAACTCGTTGGTAATTCATCTATTTTAAGGATCTTACCCTTACCTTTTTTACCATTACTATTAACTGTGACATCGACTTTGTCACCTTCTTTGATTTTCTCAACATCAAACTCCGTGACAGTTGATTTAATTTGTGGATTGTCTGAAATAAGTTGTAAGACAGGTTGTCCGTCGCCAGCATCTTCGCCATTTTTAATATTGACTTTACCATCAAATGCTGCATAAATACTATCGTTCATTTGTTTGTCATGTTGTGCCAGTTGTTGTTGTGCTTCGTTAAGTGAACTTTGATCTTGTGTCAGTTTAGATTGTAGTTGATTATTGTTAGGACTTTGATTGATTTTTTGATAATCATCATTCACTTGTTGTTGTGCTTGATCCACTTTGTTTGCGAGTTGTTGACGCTTACTATTGTTCGTATCATAACTGATAAGACGGTCCCCTTGTTTGACCTTTTGACCGTCATCAACTGCTGGACTCTGGAATGTGCCAATTTGACTATTGTTGTTATATGTTTTGACCGATTTCGGAGATGCCTTACCCTCTAGACTAATCGGTGTTTCTTTCTTAACTGTATATGTATCGTAACCTTTACTATCTTTATTACCAGAGCCTGTTGTCTGTTTCACGATGAACGCTGCAATAACTAGAAGTAGAATGATTGCCACGCCGATAATACTCCATAATATGTTTTTCTTCATGTCCTATGCTCCTTAAAATGTATTATATTTTGCATGATAACATACTTTAATTATTATATATATTTAATTTAAGGAGATTTAAGCTTATTTTAAGTTTAATAATAATGAAAAAGTTTTTGTATTTCTTTTACTTACTCTATTTTTTATACTTATTTAAAATAAAAATTGATATTTTAAAAATTATTTAACAATGTTATTCTGTTATTAAAATAACAATAAGGGGAGATACATATATGGAACAAACGAATACAACACAACCTGAAGCATCACAATCTAACTTACCTTTTGTAGACCATTTTAGAAAGATACGACAAAATCCAAAATGGCTTGTAAAGTTAATCATATTTATTGTTTTAACTTTTGTATCTATGGCATTAGCATTAAATATTACAGATAATACCAAAGCCTTGAAGCAAGCAGGTTTAAGTCAATCTGAAATTGATAAGCAAAACCAATTTAATGTAGCAACTTTTATCGGGCAATCTATTGGAGCAATTATTTTTGGATTACTAATAACTTTCGTTATCTTCTTAGTTATTTCAAAAATTATGAAATCTGATGCAAGTGCTATTCAGATTTTTTCCGCTACAATTTCATATTCAATAATTACAGTAGTTTTTACAATTATCGTATACGGTATTCAAGCCTTGTTTGGTTTAACTATTCCAGAAACACAATTAGATAGTCTCAATGTATTTGATAAAGGAAATAATTACTTAGTACCATTCAGTTTATCTAACTTATTATCAGCTTATTTAATATTTGCAGTTTATTTTGGTACTAGTAAATTATCTAAAAAAGCATCTATTATTTGGGCAGTAGTTGCCTTAGTATTAACTATTGGCTTTGGCTTAATTGGTGCAGGTATGCAGGATTCTATGCAAAGTTTATCTGGCATGTAATCAATATTAAAAATTCCCAGAACCGCTTCGGAACTGGGAATTTTTTATTGATTATATTCAATTACTTTTCAAATGCTTTTGTTTCAATATCTTTATCTTTTAAGAACTTCTCTACTTTCTTCTGTTGTTTACCATTCACTTTATCTTTATATTTTGAATTTAATTTATCGATTTCTTTTGTATCTTTTTTATCTAACTTTTGTAATTTTGAAGTTAATTGATTTAAATATTCATTGGTTTCTTTAGTATATTTTCCTGTTAATTCCGTGCCCTTTTTATATCCTTTTGGTAACTCATTTTTTCTAATATAATCTTCAAAGTTTTGGTCATTTTCTTTAGACATATGTTGTAATTTATTTAGTTTCTTTTTATCTTTTTTATTGAGTTTAGTTTCTGAACCTAAATCAGTAATATTGTCTGCTAAATCCTTATTCGTATTTAAGTATGTCTTAATACTTTTCTTTAATTCCTTTTCAGATAATTGCTTATTTGATTTTTGATCTACAAACACTTTCTTAGGAATAGGTGGTAACTTTTCATCGTCATTTTTATTTATCTTTTCATGATCATCGTGTCCAGAACATGCTCCTAATATCAAAGATGACGTAAGTAATACCGATGTTAGCCTTTTATAACGCATGCAACCATCCTTTAAATTATATTTATTATTAAAATATATGCTATCAAAGGTCTTTTAAAATGTAAAAATATTTTCTATTTCACTTACAAAAATTTAAAAGCTAAATAAATACTTAGCCCTCCTATTGCTCCATAGCCACCACTTACTAGAATAAAGATGATAATATCAGTTAAGACTGCTCTTCGTTTACTAACATTTACTTCATTAGGATCTTTTCCATTCATAAATGCAACAATTCTATCGTAATTATCCATGTCATTTTTATATTTAATTTTGTCAACATTTCCTCCTGCATATATCCCGACCAAATACAATAATAAAAATATAGCAAAGCCCCACCAACTTAAATACACAATTAAGGGCCCTAATAATATCAGTGAACCTATCAGAAGTATTAACATTATATACGTCCAAAAATCAAACTTCTTTTTTACTAATTCTCTTTGCTCCATATGAATTTCTCCTTGAACTAGATCATCCAAGGACACATTGAATAACTCACACATCATTATTAAGTTATGTACATCTGGATAACTACGCTCATTTTCCCAATTCGAAATAGTTTGTCTAGATACATATAGTTTCTCAGCTAAATATTCTTGAGAATATCCTTTATTTTCCCTGCATAATTTAATTTGATGGCTTATATTCATGTTTCTGTCTCCTTAAATTTTCTAGTTTAAAAGTATTTCACTTTTCTTCAAAGTGATACTC
The DNA window shown above is from Staphylococcus sp. M0911 and carries:
- a CDS encoding RND transporter, with the translated sequence MKKNILWSIIGVAIILLLVIAAFIVKQTTGSGNKDSKGYDTYTVKKETPISLEGKASPKSVKTYNNNSQIGTFQSPAVDDGQKVKQGDRLISYDTNNSKRQQLANKVDQAQQQVNDDYQKINQSPNNNQLQSKLTQDQSSLNEAQQQLAQHDKQMNDSIYAAFDGKVNIKNGEDAGDGQPVLQLISDNPQIKSTVTEFDVEKIKEGDKVDVTVNSNGKKGKGKILKIDELPTSYDDSASGGTSGAQASAGSQGDEGQDGGSAAQASNPTVNNPSGGKEGDTSKYNVIIGDLDIPVRSGFSMDAKIPLKSLKLPNDVLTKDNDVFVLDKKNKVHKRDIKIDRNNGQIIVKKGLKAGDKVIKNPKGNLNDGEKVEVSS
- a CDS encoding NDxxF motif lipoprotein — encoded protein: MRYKRLTSVLLTSSLILGACSGHDDHEKINKNDDEKLPPIPKKVFVDQKSNKQLSEKELKKSIKTYLNTNKDLADNITDLGSETKLNKKDKKKLNKLQHMSKENDQNFEDYIRKNELPKGYKKGTELTGKYTKETNEYLNQLTSKLQKLDKKDTKEIDKLNSKYKDKVNGKQQKKVEKFLKDKDIETKAFEK
- a CDS encoding helix-turn-helix transcriptional regulator: MNISHQIKLCRENKGYSQEYLAEKLYVSRQTISNWENERSYPDVHNLIMMCELFNVSLDDLVQGEIHMEQRELVKKKFDFWTYIMLILLIGSLILLGPLIVYLSWWGFAIFLLLYLVGIYAGGNVDKIKYKNDMDNYDRIVAFMNGKDPNEVNVSKRRAVLTDIIIFILVSGGYGAIGGLSIYLAFKFL
- a CDS encoding YIP1 family protein produces the protein MEQTNTTQPEASQSNLPFVDHFRKIRQNPKWLVKLIIFIVLTFVSMALALNITDNTKALKQAGLSQSEIDKQNQFNVATFIGQSIGAIIFGLLITFVIFLVISKIMKSDASAIQIFSATISYSIITVVFTIIVYGIQALFGLTIPETQLDSLNVFDKGNNYLVPFSLSNLLSAYLIFAVYFGTSKLSKKASIIWAVVALVLTIGFGLIGAGMQDSMQSLSGM